In one Fusarium falciforme chromosome 5, complete sequence genomic region, the following are encoded:
- a CDS encoding C2H2-type domain-containing protein — protein sequence MSVAYEPRTFIHEGGYPPIGDDHDHTADQRFTDNDVAEQLSHYTTEAAMLPDNTGVLGDDRGMMPEDAAAVQEATRLDLTHSTFPSPIQATMQEPSLDPLPEDKDLSPGAGSPPASRIKPIPKPDRDVVKQADGKFHCPLDECKEEVRTFSRKCEWNKHMDKHERPYRCPADGCENLPGFTYSGGLLRHEREVHGKHGGPKNTVNCPHPNCKRHTGKGFSRQENLNEHLRRVHTNPDGTTPPADTAQSPDENDAEKVGMKRKRRSSAQASEEMVELREEVKRLKEENEKLKAEMDTQSQHSLAMMAQIAELQDALRHGLGPHTLGAPTAQMI from the exons ATGAGTGTCGCGTACGAGCCCCGGACCTTTATCCACGAGGGTGGCTATCCTCCCATCGGCGACGACCATGATCACACTGCCGACCAGCGGTTTACCGACAACGATGTCGCTGAACAACTGAGCCATTACACAACCGAGGCGGCCATGCTTCCCGACAACACAGGCGTGCTTGGAGATGATCGAGGCATGATGCCTGAGGATGCCGCTGCCGTCCAAGAAGCAACACGGCTCGACCTAACACATTCGACCTTCCCCTCTCCAATCCAGGCGACGATGCAAGAGCCTTCTCTCGACCCTCTACCCGAAGACAAGGACCTATCGCCAGGAGCCGGCTCTCCTCCTGCGTCCCGTATCAAGCCGATTCCCAAGCCCGACCGAGATGTTGTGAAGCAAGCGGACGGAAAATTCCACTGCCCGCTCGACGAGTGTAAGGAGGAAGTGAGAACATTTTCGCGCAAGTGCGAGTGGAA CAAGCACATGGACAAGCACGAGCGACCCTATCGATGTCCTGCCGACGGATGCGAGAATCTCCCCGGGTTCACCTACTCGGGCGGGTTGCTCCGACACGAGCGAGAGGTTCACGGCAAGCATGGCGGTCCCAAGAATACAGTCAACTGCCCTCATCCGAACTGCAAGCGACACACAGGGAAGGGGTTCTCGAGACAAGAGAATCTGAACGAACATTTACGCCGCGTCCACACCAATCCCGACGGGACCACTCCCCCGGCCGATACCGCTCAATCTCCGGACGAAAACGACGCCGAGAAGGTGGGCATGAAGCGCAAGCGCCGCTCAAGTGCCCAGGCCAGCGAAGAGATGGTTGAGCTCCGCGAGGAAGTCAAGCGTCTCAAGGAAGAgaacgagaagctcaaggcagaGATGGACACACAGTCACAGCATTCGCTCGCCATGATGGCTCAGATCGCCGAGCTCCAAGATGCTCTGCGCCATGGACTCGGCCCGCACACCCTGGGAGCTCCTACGGCGCAGATGATTTAG